The nucleotide sequence CTCCTACTGTGTCTATACCGCTGACATTCAAGTCGGCGACTTCGATCCTGTTCCTTCAAAATGGCTGTTTTCTCGTGACCTAACCAAGCTTTTGACGGGTGTGGAGATGGATCCCACCGAGTCAGAAAAAGCGATGGAAGCGGAGAAATCTGCTGGTGGTGGTGAGGCGTCCGAGGATGCTGCTTCAGAGGCCGGTGATGATTTAGCGGCAGATTCTGATCTAGGTTCAGATGATGGTTTAAGTGGATCTACCGATGACTTAAGTCTCGGTGGAAGTGATGACTTATCCCTGGATGATGACGGCGACCTAGATGGTGGTTTTGATCTAGATGGCGACAGCAGCGGATCTGACGTAGGCGCAGGTGATGATGATACATTCGCCATGCTTACGGGCGGGGCGGATAGCAGTGGTGGTTCGGGCGACAGCGCACTCATGGGTGGTGCTGAATCCAGCATGAGCGGCGAAGGCGGTTATGATACAGCCCAAGTCGGTGGTGCAGAGGGCTCTGGTGACTTACCAGACTTTATGCGCGAACCCATGCCTAGCCATGGCTATAGTGAGAATGACGGCCTGCCCAACCCCAGTATACCGGGTTCTGTACAACAGGTCATGAGCGAGGCCCCTTTTACCCTTAAAGAGACAGATCGGGTTATTAAGGCCATTAACGCCATGCGTCGGGATGGCTATAAGTTTATCGGCATTGATAACCGTGAAGGCAAATTGATCAGGGTGCTATCCACCAGTGATATTCGTCACTTGATGGGGCCATTCTTTGGTACAAAGTCTCTTAGTAAACGCGATAAGGTGATCTATACCGTACCTTTAGGCAAGCTCAACACCAAACAGGATATGATCGCCATCTCCATTGATGGTTCTGTCGCGGAAGCAGCAGATTTGGTGACACAATATCAATTAAGAGCCATACCTGTTTTAAGTCGCCAGGGTGTTTTGCGTGGTTTTGTTACCAGCCACAGCTTGGTTGACTTTTTCAGAAGAAAACGTCAAATGTAGCGTAACTAACGCTATATTTAGTGTAAAAGGCAGATCTCCATGAGATCTGCCTTTTTTTATGCACTACGCATAGGTTAGTGCATCGTATACAACACATCCATACGCGCCACATCAAACACACTTTTAACATTGGTATGGATATGGGATAAGAACAGACGATTTCGATCTTTACCAAAATACTCATGGGCAAGCATCAACATACCCAACGCTGAACTATCTATAGAGGTCACATGACGCAAATCAAACTCAACACTGTCGTCGTGATCTAAGGATTCGCACATCTCACGAAAACGCTGATGACTGTTAAACTTAAAAGGATTGGGAAGTTTAATGATATAGCGACCATGTTTGGTGTGATATTTTTTTGTCATCTCTAAGACAGAGTTTTTTGACGTTTCATACATAGAACAACTCCTCTTTACCTAACAGCATCTTTTTTTCACTATCTTTTAGAGAGAGATATACTCTTAAAATTTCATAAAGATAAAAAAAGACCAATTTTGTCCTAATTTGAATGATCTTACCCCTATGCGTGTCGGTTTCTTTAGGAAGGCAAGATGGTAAAGACACGGTCAAGGTTGGCCATTTCAAGAATAACTCTAACCTGCTGATGTAGATTGGATAACACCACATGATCACGGTTGTGACCAAAGTGCTCAAAAGCCACCAACAACATACCGATGGCTGCACTATCTAACGAAGTAACTTGGCTAAAATCAAACTCTACTTTTTGATCTTCAGGAATAGAGAGATAGGCTTGGCGAAATGATTTACGCAGATGAAATTTGAACGGGTTGGGTACAGCAATCACATAGCGATCTTCTTCTGAAGAATGGCGAACATAGAGTGGTTTAATCTGGTCAGGTGACATGATACACCTTGGCGGGTTGAAGGATGAATCAAGCAAATCTAGAAGTATTGCTTGATTCAATCAACCAAGGATATTGCTTCTACGCATGAAAAGTCGACACGAAACCTGTTCATTTGATGCATTTGGCGTTATCGCACCTGGCCATTGGATTTGTCTGGGCCTCTAACGCCTTTTTTTACCCTTTTCAGCAAAGGGATTTGCTCCCCCTTTGAACATCATGCGTACGGGTGTGCCATCCAGATCAAAGGCCTCCCGCAGCTGATTTTCCAGGTAGCGCTTATAACTCTCTTGCATCTTTTCAGGACGGTTGCAGAAAAACACGAAGGTGGGCGGGGATGCACTAACCTGGGAACAGTAGCGTACCTTAACGGGGCGACCACCGGCACGGGGTGGTGCTTTCTTCTGTATGGCCTGTTCCAACCAGCGATTAAGGTTGGCTGTAGAGATACGCATACGGGTAGCTTTACGCACCTTACGGGCAGCGGGAATAAGCTTATCCACTTTTTTACCGCTTTTAGCTGACAGGAAAAAGACCGGGCAGTGGGTTAAGCGCGGAAAATGGATCGCCAAGCCTTCTTTAAACTCTTTAATAGGCTGTTGACCCGCAGGCATGGTATCCCATTTATTAACCGCAAAAACCAAACCACAGCCTGCATCTAACGCATAACTACCAATCCGTTTATCCTGGTCGGTCACACCCCGTTGAGCATCCAACACCAAAATGGCCACTTCAGCACGTTCCATGCTCTTTAACGCGGCAATGACCGCAAATTTTTCAACACGCATAGAGACGCGGCTTTTACGGCGAATACCCGCTGTATCCACCAAAATGGCAGGCTCTCCATGTTTATCCATAATCGGCACATCAACACTATCACGTGTTGTACCGGCAATATCGGATGCCAAAACACGCTCTTCACCCACTAGGCGGTTAATGAGCGAGCTTTTACCAGCATTTGGGCAGCCTACTACGGCCAAACGCATAGGCCCGCTCTGCCGTGCATTGTGGTCTTCTTCTAACGAGATCTCTTCGTCTTCTTGCAAGGAGAACTCAGGCATGGCCTCGGTCATCGCCTCTAAGGTCTCTAACAGATCGCCAATACCAATACCATGCGCCGATGAAATGGGAATAATAGGATCCAAACCCAGCTCATGAAACTCATAAGAGGTCGCTTGCGACTCTTTTTTCTCCGCTTTATTGGCGGCAATAATGACCGGTTTACCACTACTACGCAGTTTATCTGCAATGGAATAATCATCGGTCAGAGGGCCAGCACCGCCATCCACCACAAAAACGATGATATCGGCTTCTTCGATGGCCAATAAGGTCTGACCACGGATCATGCCCGCCATGGTCTCCCCCGGGTCTGCCTCAAACCCACCGGTATCCACCAGAGGAAAAGCGGTATCTCCGCGTTTCATTTCACCATATTGGCGATCACGGGTTAAACCTGGCGTATCATCCACCAGTGCGTCACGGGTACGGGTGAGTCGGTTAAACAGGGTAGATTTACCGACATTAGGTCTGCCGACCAGTGCGACGAGAGGTAGTTTGGCCATGGTGTGGTCTTATCCGAAGTAACAGCTTGGGTTTGTTTGGGTGCTTAATATAGCAGAGTTTGCACAAAACGGGGTGGGCGTTTATCGGGAAAATGTGAAATCCCTAAACCCTTCAAACGATCATGGCTGTTCGAGCCATATCTTCTGTTTACCTCATGCGATACGCCACGGTCCTAGCGGTAACCCCGTTGTACACAGAAGCGATATGTAACCGGTGCCATTAAGGGAGATACCAGCGTAAAGCGGCACAGGGTCGCATGACGTTGTTCTGCAAGCGATCCCCACTGCAGCAAAGCGCATGCTCAGTGTACGTCGCAACCCCGTACCCCTACCCTTAGGGCATTAAAAAAGGGGAAAGCTGTATAGCTCCCCCCTTTTTACCGAACATATGTTGTGCAGAAACTATTTCATCACGATCAAGTTGCCCTCATTGGTCCAGACCGCAAGGGTATCCCCCACCACACTCAGTGACAGAATCGGTTCCCCAAGTTGATCCAACCCATCCACACGTCCTGTCAGTGCATTGATGCGGAAAAGACGACCGGCATCATCACCCACATAGACCCCACCGGCCAGCTGAACAGGCTTGGTTAAGACACCATCACTGATCTGAGTTTTCCAGATCAACGTACCTTCACGCAGGTTCAAGGCACGAATATGCCCTTCTAAATCAGACACCACCAACTTACCTGGTAGCACTAAGGGAGAACGAATGGCAGACATGTTATGGCGCCAAATACGTGAGCCATTGGCCGGGAACAAGGCCCGTAACTGACCCCGGTGGTTAACCACATAGAGCTGTCCATTGGCGACAACAGGGTCAGCATCCACATCCTGCAACGTACTGAGTTCTGTACGGCGTGAAGCCAAACGCACCAGATTATCGGTCCATTTAGTTTGCCCCGTCGCGGCATTCACCGCCATAACCTCACCCGAAGAATAGCCCACCAAAATGGTATTTTTATCCAGCACCACCGGGGTGGAGGCCCCCAACAAGGTCAAAGCTTCAGGGACTGAACTATGGGTCCAACGCCGTTCACCACTCTTTGTATCAAACGCATAGGTGCGGTTATCCAGTGTGGTAATGATCACCAAGCCTTGGTGTACCAGCGGGGCAGATACCGCTGAACTAGAGAGCACCCCACGCCAAACAACCGAGCCATTATCCCGATTAAGCGCGACCAGCTCGGCTTCTGCCGTACCAACATACAGATGCTGGCGATCAACCGCCACACCCCCACGTAGATTGACATCCAGATCCTCATGCCAGACCTTATCCCCATCCAGACGGTTTAAACGGGCAACATCCCCATCAAAACCACTGGCATACAGACTGTCGCCATCAAAGGCAATACGGCGTGGATGCAGCAGATGTTTTTCAGGATCACCAGCAATGGCGCGATCCCACACTTCCGTCAGTCCTGTACCTTTACCTGGCATAGGTTCGGTATAGAGGGAAGCACGCTCCTCCTCTACAACCTTATCATCACTGAACCAGTCAATGGAGTCTTCCCAAACGGAACACCCACCCAGCATCAGTGCTGTGGCCAACACAGCACCCATTCGCATCCCTGATCTGTACATGATCGCTTCCCTACTCTACTTTGGCAGGCTGAACCATTTGCGCTTCTTTAACGGCATCCATACCGCCCAGACGCACCATACGCTCCATCAATCGTTGTGAGAGTGTCATGGCAGGTGTGTACTGCATCGCTTTTTGATAATGGGCCAGTGCCTGTTTATTCTCACCGGCAACCTGAGCAATCAGACCGCGCATCTCATAAGCATGGGCCGAATATGCGGAAGGATCCTTAATAGCATCCAGATACGCCATAGCACGCTCAGGTGTTTTAGAGAGCACATAAGCGGCATTCAAACGGGCCAGATCACTTAATGGTGCGCGATCGGCCTTGGCAATCATGCCATCCAAAGTTTGAATAGCAGCGTCATTATCGCCTTTTTCCACCAACATACGGGCTTCTGCCAAATGGCTTAAAAGACCGTAGCCGTGATCTCCATGTTTGCTCTGTAAACGCTTGAGGGCACTGTCGGCTTGTGCTGCATTATTGCTTTGCAGCGCATTCACCGCCTTCAAATACTGGTCTGAAGCATCATGATCCAACGAGCGGTAGTAATCCTTCACCCCAACAAAAATGGCCAAGGCGGCAAAAAAGGCGACAAAACCGCCCACAATCCAGACCTTGTAGTTCTCCCACAATCGGCGAAGGCGCTCCTCCGCTAACTGTTCATCGACTTCCTGAAATACCAGATCCTGGTTATGGTCATCATGGGCCACGTTGTTTGCTCCACATCAAAGATTCTGTACCGAACGACATACGGCACGAAAAAACCGTGTTATTAAGCATGATCCAGTTTGTATGAATCACTCTGGATCTTGGTCACCAGCGTTATTACGACGCCTGTAGCTTGGCCAGTGCAACATCCCAATCCACAGTCTGTTGCTCACCTTCAGCCATATTTTTCAAGACCACTTGCTGATTTTGAGCTTCGGTCTCTCCCACAATGGCACACCAAGCGGCCTGGGAACGCCCTGCTTTTTTCATTTGGCTCTTCATAGAACCACCTTGCAGATTGATTTCAACCTGCAAGCCAGCACTACGTACTTTCTCCGCAAAACCAAAAGCTGCGGTATCTGCACCCAATGAAACCACATAGAGCGCTGGAACAGGGGCCTCTACAGCCGCTTCATCCATCAGCAGCGCCAACCGTTCCAGACCCATGGCAAAACCGATTGCCGGGGTTGCCTTACCCCCCATTTCGGTCACCAAGCCATCATAGCGGCCACCCGCGGCGACAGCATTTTGGGCACCCAGTGCATTGGTGGTCACCTCAAAAGCCGTACGGGTATAGTAGTCCAGGCCACGTACCATCATGGGGTTAATATGATAAGGCAGATCCAGAGCATTCAAGTGGCCAGTCAAACCCGTAAAGTGATCCTGGCACCCCTGGCAGAGGTGATCCAACATCTTGGGGGCCTCTTTTGCAATGGCTTTACAGCTCTCTACCTTACAATCCAACACCCGTAAGGGGTTCCGCTCCAGACGGTTTTGGCAGTTGCCACACAACGCCTCAGCCTGTGCTTGCAGGTGGGTGATCAATTTTTCCCGATAGGCTGGCCGACACTCTGGGCACCCTAACGAGTTGATCTCCAACTGTAACTTGCCAGATAAACCAATCTGCTCCAAGGCCCGTAATACCATGGCCATCATTTCAGCATCAGCCAGCGGCCCTTCCGGACCAAACAGCTCGGCGCCC is from Magnetococcus sp. PR-3 and encodes:
- a CDS encoding STAS domain-containing protein, which encodes MYETSKNSVLEMTKKYHTKHGRYIIKLPNPFKFNSHQRFREMCESLDHDDSVEFDLRHVTSIDSSALGMLMLAHEYFGKDRNRLFLSHIHTNVKSVFDVARMDVLYTMH
- a CDS encoding tetratricopeptide repeat protein → MAHDDHNQDLVFQEVDEQLAEERLRRLWENYKVWIVGGFVAFFAALAIFVGVKDYYRSLDHDASDQYLKAVNALQSNNAAQADSALKRLQSKHGDHGYGLLSHLAEARMLVEKGDNDAAIQTLDGMIAKADRAPLSDLARLNAAYVLSKTPERAMAYLDAIKDPSAYSAHAYEMRGLIAQVAGENKQALAHYQKAMQYTPAMTLSQRLMERMVRLGGMDAVKEAQMVQPAKVE
- the hisS gene encoding histidine--tRNA ligase — translated: MIKPVRGVRDIMPDESVRWQFIESTLRRVFGQYGFGEIRIPIFEKTELFARAVGETTDIVEKEMYTFEDRGGESLALRPEGTASVVRSFINNSLDRQLPWKSYYVGPMFRYERPQKGRYRQFHQAGAELFGPEGPLADAEMMAMVLRALEQIGLSGKLQLEINSLGCPECRPAYREKLITHLQAQAEALCGNCQNRLERNPLRVLDCKVESCKAIAKEAPKMLDHLCQGCQDHFTGLTGHLNALDLPYHINPMMVRGLDYYTRTAFEVTTNALGAQNAVAAGGRYDGLVTEMGGKATPAIGFAMGLERLALLMDEAAVEAPVPALYVVSLGADTAAFGFAEKVRSAGLQVEINLQGGSMKSQMKKAGRSQAAWCAIVGETEAQNQQVVLKNMAEGEQQTVDWDVALAKLQAS
- the bamB gene encoding outer membrane protein assembly factor BamB is translated as MYRSGMRMGAVLATALMLGGCSVWEDSIDWFSDDKVVEEERASLYTEPMPGKGTGLTEVWDRAIAGDPEKHLLHPRRIAFDGDSLYASGFDGDVARLNRLDGDKVWHEDLDVNLRGGVAVDRQHLYVGTAEAELVALNRDNGSVVWRGVLSSSAVSAPLVHQGLVIITTLDNRTYAFDTKSGERRWTHSSVPEALTLLGASTPVVLDKNTILVGYSSGEVMAVNAATGQTKWTDNLVRLASRRTELSTLQDVDADPVVANGQLYVVNHRGQLRALFPANGSRIWRHNMSAIRSPLVLPGKLVVSDLEGHIRALNLREGTLIWKTQISDGVLTKPVQLAGGVYVGDDAGRLFRINALTGRVDGLDQLGEPILSLSVVGDTLAVWTNEGNLIVMK
- the der gene encoding ribosome biogenesis GTPase Der, which translates into the protein MAKLPLVALVGRPNVGKSTLFNRLTRTRDALVDDTPGLTRDRQYGEMKRGDTAFPLVDTGGFEADPGETMAGMIRGQTLLAIEEADIIVFVVDGGAGPLTDDYSIADKLRSSGKPVIIAANKAEKKESQATSYEFHELGLDPIIPISSAHGIGIGDLLETLEAMTEAMPEFSLQEDEEISLEEDHNARQSGPMRLAVVGCPNAGKSSLINRLVGEERVLASDIAGTTRDSVDVPIMDKHGEPAILVDTAGIRRKSRVSMRVEKFAVIAALKSMERAEVAILVLDAQRGVTDQDKRIGSYALDAGCGLVFAVNKWDTMPAGQQPIKEFKEGLAIHFPRLTHCPVFFLSAKSGKKVDKLIPAARKVRKATRMRISTANLNRWLEQAIQKKAPPRAGGRPVKVRYCSQVSASPPTFVFFCNRPEKMQESYKRYLENQLREAFDLDGTPVRMMFKGGANPFAEKGKKRR
- a CDS encoding STAS domain-containing protein, with the translated sequence MSPDQIKPLYVRHSSEEDRYVIAVPNPFKFHLRKSFRQAYLSIPEDQKVEFDFSQVTSLDSAAIGMLLVAFEHFGHNRDHVVLSNLHQQVRVILEMANLDRVFTILPS
- a CDS encoding CBS domain-containing protein, with the translated sequence MSDDKALKKLRPFVLKFFNRLSNDMNMLTGAPVSCTLSDSQLLRGLEEIDEVFELDKSVARAVEDGTGAGDAYICFDLATSIALAGYMMMMGEGVIKEQVKKKIYTDEIQEGFQEVANQLVGAFNDLVEDSAADGHMLLMLPTERITYGEYPNGLEDDRSYCVYTADIQVGDFDPVPSKWLFSRDLTKLLTGVEMDPTESEKAMEAEKSAGGGEASEDAASEAGDDLAADSDLGSDDGLSGSTDDLSLGGSDDLSLDDDGDLDGGFDLDGDSSGSDVGAGDDDTFAMLTGGADSSGGSGDSALMGGAESSMSGEGGYDTAQVGGAEGSGDLPDFMREPMPSHGYSENDGLPNPSIPGSVQQVMSEAPFTLKETDRVIKAINAMRRDGYKFIGIDNREGKLIRVLSTSDIRHLMGPFFGTKSLSKRDKVIYTVPLGKLNTKQDMIAISIDGSVAEAADLVTQYQLRAIPVLSRQGVLRGFVTSHSLVDFFRRKRQM